One window of Chloroflexus aggregans DSM 9485 genomic DNA carries:
- a CDS encoding Crp/Fnr family transcriptional regulator produces MMQPFLSVPLFAGLDESTVAVILAAGRPLRVRRGRSLFTEQTPATWVYLVKDGWFRLYKLAANGRQSVVRLAIPPEIIGISALFPDAIYTLSAQAITSSLVLRWSATVMQTFAQTYPQLRQNSLQILTKLREDLQQQVLELATEPVEQRLAHTLRRLADQYHCVPQADGWITIPIMQRDLADLIGASHYTVNRLLHQWQQQGLVVFPSAHLLMVDLVAITARFDA; encoded by the coding sequence ATGATGCAACCATTCCTATCGGTACCGTTGTTTGCAGGTTTAGATGAATCGACTGTTGCTGTCATTCTTGCTGCCGGACGCCCGCTGCGAGTGCGGCGTGGTAGAAGCCTGTTTACCGAACAAACGCCGGCGACGTGGGTCTATTTGGTGAAAGATGGCTGGTTTCGGCTGTATAAATTGGCTGCAAACGGACGGCAAAGTGTAGTTAGATTAGCGATTCCACCGGAAATAATCGGTATTAGTGCATTATTTCCTGATGCGATCTATACTTTGTCGGCACAGGCCATCACTTCTAGCCTTGTGTTGCGCTGGAGTGCAACAGTGATGCAAACATTCGCTCAGACCTATCCGCAGTTACGGCAAAATAGTTTGCAGATCTTAACCAAATTGCGAGAAGATCTTCAACAACAAGTTCTCGAACTGGCTACCGAGCCGGTTGAACAACGATTGGCCCACACGCTGCGTAGACTAGCCGACCAATACCATTGTGTACCACAAGCAGATGGATGGATTACCATTCCGATCATGCAACGTGATCTAGCCGACTTGATCGGTGCCAGTCACTATACGGTCAATCGTTTGCTCCATCAGTGGCAACAACAGGGCCTTGTCGTCTTCCCATCGGCCCACCTACTCATGGTTGATTTGGTGGCGATCACCGCTCGGTTCGATGCATAA
- the ffh gene encoding signal recognition particle protein, with the protein MFESLSDRLQAVFQKLGSKGVLTEDDVREAMKQVRLALLEADVNFRVVKDFVAKVTEKAIGEEVTKSLTPHQQVIKIVHQELINLLGTEHVPLQEARPGPTVIMLVGLQGTGKTTLAAKLALHLRKKGKRVLLVAADVYRPAAITQLQALGRQLNIPVYSEGTQASPPDIAEHALEHARKELFNVVIIDTAGRLQIDEPLMQELEQIEARVHPTERLLVVDAMTGQEAVRVAETFNQRVKLTGVVMTKMDGDARGGAALSVRAVTGVPIKFLSTGEKVDGNTLEIFHPDRLASRILGMGDVLSLIERAEQLYDAEQAKKMQKRLSKGEFDFEDFLNSLHQMRKLGPLQQIIAMIPGLNQLARNEELLDERHVKRVEAIIYSMTPEERRHPEIIKGSRRERIARGSGTSVQEVSQLVKQFQQMQRMMKQLAGKAGKGRGGIDPNELLRRLR; encoded by the coding sequence ATGTTTGAAAGTCTTTCCGATCGGTTACAGGCAGTATTCCAGAAACTCGGCAGCAAAGGTGTTCTCACCGAAGATGACGTGCGTGAGGCGATGAAGCAGGTGCGCTTGGCCCTGCTCGAAGCCGACGTCAACTTTCGAGTGGTGAAAGATTTTGTGGCGAAAGTTACCGAAAAAGCCATTGGCGAAGAGGTAACGAAGAGCCTGACTCCACATCAACAGGTGATCAAGATTGTCCATCAAGAGCTGATCAACCTGTTGGGGACCGAACATGTTCCTTTACAAGAAGCGCGCCCCGGTCCAACGGTGATTATGCTGGTCGGTCTGCAAGGTACCGGTAAGACAACGTTAGCGGCCAAGCTGGCCCTGCACCTGCGCAAGAAGGGCAAGCGCGTTCTGTTAGTCGCCGCCGACGTGTATCGTCCGGCTGCAATTACGCAGTTGCAGGCCCTTGGTCGCCAACTGAATATTCCGGTCTACAGTGAGGGCACGCAGGCTAGCCCACCTGACATCGCCGAGCACGCGCTTGAACATGCGCGTAAAGAGCTGTTTAATGTGGTGATTATTGATACCGCCGGTCGGTTACAAATTGACGAACCACTCATGCAAGAGTTGGAGCAGATCGAGGCGCGGGTGCATCCAACCGAACGCTTGTTGGTGGTTGATGCAATGACCGGCCAAGAGGCGGTGCGTGTCGCCGAGACGTTCAACCAGCGGGTTAAGCTGACCGGTGTGGTGATGACCAAAATGGACGGCGACGCCCGTGGTGGTGCGGCCTTGTCGGTGCGCGCCGTGACGGGGGTGCCGATCAAGTTCCTCTCCACCGGCGAGAAGGTGGACGGCAATACGCTCGAGATCTTTCACCCCGACCGGCTGGCATCGCGTATCCTTGGGATGGGTGATGTTCTCTCGCTGATCGAGCGAGCCGAGCAGCTCTACGACGCCGAGCAGGCGAAGAAGATGCAAAAGCGTCTGAGTAAAGGCGAGTTCGATTTTGAAGACTTCCTGAATTCGCTGCATCAGATGCGGAAGTTAGGGCCGCTCCAGCAAATTATTGCCATGATTCCCGGCCTTAACCAATTGGCCCGCAACGAAGAGTTGCTCGATGAGCGGCACGTGAAGCGGGTCGAGGCGATCATCTACTCGATGACACCGGAAGAGCGTCGTCACCCTGAAATTATTAAAGGGAGCCGACGCGAGCGCATTGCCCGTGGTAGTGGGACATCGGTGCAAGAGGTTAGTCAGCTTGTTAAGCAGTTCCAGCAGATGCAGCGCATGATGAAGCAACTTGCCGGTAAAGCCGGTAAGGGGCGCGGTGGGATCGATCCGAATGAGTTGCTCCGGCGCTTGCGTTAG
- the rpsP gene encoding 30S ribosomal protein S16, with product MVKIRLRRTGKTKQPSYRIVVADSRSPRDGKFIETIGYYLPTRQPKVLEVNADRARYWLGVGAQPTDVVVKLLKRVNILDEQGKVVAES from the coding sequence ATGGTTAAAATTCGTCTGCGCCGCACCGGCAAGACCAAGCAGCCCAGCTATCGTATCGTCGTTGCCGATTCGCGTTCGCCGCGCGATGGGAAGTTTATTGAGACGATTGGCTATTATCTGCCGACTCGCCAGCCCAAGGTGCTGGAGGTGAATGCCGACCGCGCTCGCTATTGGCTCGGTGTTGGTGCTCAGCCGACCGATGTCGTGGTGAAGCTGCTCAAGCGGGTTAACATTCTCGACGAGCAGGGCAAGGTTGTTGCCGAGTCGTAA
- a CDS encoding KH domain-containing protein, giving the protein MKALLEYIARNLVDKPEAVRIKERTGRFTTTYHLSVAPHETGKIIGRNGRVAKAIRDLMGVAAARQKKRVHVDIE; this is encoded by the coding sequence ATGAAAGCGCTCCTCGAATATATCGCCCGTAATCTGGTTGATAAGCCGGAAGCCGTCCGCATCAAAGAGCGCACCGGTCGTTTTACCACGACGTACCATTTGAGCGTTGCTCCTCACGAGACCGGTAAGATCATCGGGCGCAACGGGCGGGTCGCGAAGGCGATCCGTGATTTGATGGGGGTGGCTGCGGCACGCCAGAAGAAACGGGTGCATGTCGATATCGAATAG
- the rimM gene encoding ribosome maturation factor RimM (Essential for efficient processing of 16S rRNA), which produces MDDLLYIGVLGAPFGVRGQIKLHSISSHPEHLIRHLRTVFIGPKRIPHQVTRLFLHKPGLLIIQLQSVTDRDAASDLRGAEVYIAAADAAPLGEDEFFYHDLIGLAAVTDTGDLIGEVRDVLETGAGEIAVIARRGRADALVPMVRDFIVAIDLVERRLVIRPIDGLLD; this is translated from the coding sequence ATGGATGATCTGCTCTACATAGGTGTACTCGGTGCGCCATTTGGCGTTCGGGGTCAGATTAAACTACACTCGATCTCAAGTCATCCCGAACACCTGATCCGACATTTGCGCACGGTATTTATCGGCCCCAAGCGCATTCCGCATCAGGTGACGCGCCTCTTTTTGCATAAACCGGGTTTGCTGATTATCCAGTTGCAGAGCGTGACCGACCGCGATGCGGCGTCCGATCTGCGGGGGGCTGAGGTCTATATTGCTGCGGCCGATGCCGCGCCACTCGGTGAAGATGAGTTTTTCTATCACGATCTCATCGGGTTGGCTGCTGTTACCGATACCGGTGATCTGATTGGCGAGGTACGCGATGTGCTAGAAACCGGTGCCGGTGAAATCGCTGTGATTGCACGTCGTGGTCGCGCTGATGCGTTGGTGCCGATGGTGCGCGACTTTATCGTCGCTATCGATCTGGTCGAGCGTCGGTTGGTGATTCGGCCAATTGATGGTCTGCTTGACTAA
- a CDS encoding hybrid sensor histidine kinase/response regulator — protein MSSWAGQVLVVDDDPQLRDLCRQTLVRAGFVVTTAANATSALAALDHATFDLIMIDLAMPEIDGLQLLELIRLRDISVPVLIVSGVASVDQIAYAMRLGARGLLIKPFRAQELANIARELVAKRQAVQVRDRVAALRPVLQISQHLLTELDLTHLYALIVETVRVEVRAERASLMLLEPDEQALRIVACTGLPTTVGVGSLISVAHSLSGWVIRHRQPLLIDEQVIASPWFAELRQYLLASELTTALSVPIMAGERVLGVLNAAKATPHAAFTIADQELLQLLAGQAAVALENARLYEKLSRSVARYRALLRHANDAVLLLDSTGTTVLDANLALGRLSGYSNEQLLQLDPNQLLPALSQLLATAVNGRYEQSEIETILCTASGHETAVAVSVSVVPDGDQHLFLVIARDISERQRMARELAQAEKLAAIGRLSASMAHEINNPLQALSNTIRLLRNPDLPSERRDLYLAKAALELDGLIHRVQRILDLSRPNLEGRRPVDLNQVVNDVIANFRSTLTARNIHYIGDCTSSLPWVTAVIGHLKQVCQTLVQNAIEAMPHGGTLHIRTYLRPPDGEPDRALFWRAGGGARQPLPDPAVVLEISDTGIGIAHEDVPKIFEPFYSTRFNGLGLGLPLCYSIVDFHGGELWVRSQPDQGTTFRVILPAAQ, from the coding sequence ATGAGTAGTTGGGCCGGTCAAGTACTTGTTGTTGATGATGATCCGCAGTTACGCGATCTCTGCCGGCAGACGCTGGTGCGAGCGGGGTTTGTCGTCACTACTGCCGCTAATGCCACATCAGCCCTCGCAGCACTAGATCACGCTACTTTCGATCTTATCATGATCGACCTGGCGATGCCGGAGATTGATGGTCTACAACTGCTAGAGTTAATCCGTTTACGTGATATTAGCGTACCGGTCCTGATCGTCAGCGGTGTAGCATCGGTTGATCAGATCGCCTATGCGATGCGCCTCGGTGCGCGCGGGCTGTTGATCAAGCCGTTCCGTGCTCAAGAACTTGCCAATATAGCCCGCGAACTGGTAGCGAAACGACAAGCAGTTCAAGTACGTGACCGGGTCGCAGCCCTGCGGCCAGTCTTGCAGATTAGTCAACATCTGCTTACCGAACTTGACCTCACCCACCTATACGCATTGATTGTTGAGACGGTACGGGTTGAAGTGCGCGCCGAGCGTGCCTCGTTGATGTTACTCGAACCTGATGAGCAAGCACTGCGGATTGTCGCTTGCACCGGTCTGCCGACCACCGTCGGGGTCGGATCGCTCATCTCGGTAGCTCACAGCTTGTCGGGATGGGTCATTCGCCACCGCCAGCCGTTGTTGATCGATGAGCAGGTAATTGCATCGCCATGGTTTGCCGAGCTTCGTCAGTATCTCCTAGCCTCCGAATTGACAACGGCTCTGTCTGTACCGATTATGGCCGGTGAGCGGGTGTTGGGTGTACTCAATGCAGCAAAAGCCACACCGCATGCAGCTTTTACGATTGCCGACCAAGAGTTGCTGCAATTACTGGCCGGACAAGCGGCGGTGGCCCTAGAAAACGCGCGCCTCTACGAGAAACTATCGCGTTCGGTAGCACGTTACCGTGCTTTGTTACGCCATGCCAACGATGCAGTACTGTTGCTCGATAGCACCGGAACGACGGTACTGGATGCCAATCTCGCTTTAGGTCGTTTATCGGGGTATTCGAACGAGCAACTGTTACAGCTTGACCCAAACCAACTCCTACCGGCGCTCAGCCAACTCTTGGCTACGGCCGTGAACGGACGTTACGAGCAAAGTGAGATTGAAACCATTCTCTGTACCGCTTCCGGTCACGAGACGGCAGTAGCAGTGAGTGTGAGTGTCGTGCCAGATGGCGATCAGCACCTCTTTCTCGTCATTGCCCGTGATATTAGCGAACGTCAGCGGATGGCCCGTGAGTTGGCTCAAGCCGAAAAACTAGCCGCAATTGGCCGCTTATCGGCCTCGATGGCGCACGAGATTAACAACCCACTCCAAGCCCTCTCGAATACCATACGGTTGCTGCGTAATCCTGATCTACCATCAGAACGCCGCGACCTCTACCTCGCTAAGGCCGCTCTTGAACTTGATGGCCTGATCCACCGTGTCCAACGCATTCTCGATCTCTCGCGCCCCAATCTCGAAGGCCGACGACCCGTTGATCTGAATCAAGTTGTCAACGACGTGATCGCGAACTTCCGGTCAACGTTGACAGCGCGGAATATCCATTATATTGGAGATTGTACGTCAAGCTTACCATGGGTGACAGCGGTCATCGGACATCTCAAGCAGGTCTGCCAAACGCTCGTGCAGAATGCGATTGAGGCAATGCCACACGGAGGCACTCTCCATATCCGCACCTATCTGCGACCACCCGATGGGGAGCCGGATCGAGCGCTCTTTTGGCGAGCCGGTGGTGGAGCACGCCAACCGCTACCCGATCCGGCAGTGGTGTTGGAGATAAGCGATACCGGGATTGGCATTGCCCACGAGGATGTTCCCAAAATCTTTGAACCCTTTTACTCGACCCGTTTCAACGGCTTGGGTCTAGGGCTACCACTGTGCTACAGTATTGTTGACTTTCACGGTGGGGAATTGTGGGTTCGTTCCCAACCCGATCAGGGAACGACGTTCCGGGTCATCTTGCCCGCTGCTCAGTAG
- the hisIE gene encoding bifunctional phosphoribosyl-AMP cyclohydrolase/phosphoribosyl-ATP diphosphatase HisIE — protein MAQTNEQKLLPVIVQHARSGEVLMLGYMNEEALILTRESGFVTFYSRSRQRLWRKGETSGHTLRVVELRQDCDGDALLILAEPDGPTCHTGRPSCFFRDLDGTEMVAPVPPIAILARLADRIRARRNIDPAESYTAKLLHGGVDRIGKKIGEEAAEVIIAAKNGDPAEVAYELADLIYHSLVLLENQGMSAEAVWAELARRYTSS, from the coding sequence ATGGCACAGACAAACGAACAAAAACTACTACCGGTCATCGTACAACACGCACGTAGTGGCGAGGTACTGATGCTCGGCTATATGAACGAGGAAGCTCTCATCCTAACCCGCGAGAGTGGTTTCGTAACCTTCTACAGCCGCTCGCGCCAACGGTTATGGCGCAAAGGCGAAACGAGCGGCCACACCCTCCGCGTCGTCGAATTACGCCAAGATTGTGATGGTGACGCTTTATTGATCCTCGCCGAACCGGACGGCCCGACATGCCATACGGGCCGGCCTAGTTGTTTTTTCCGCGATCTCGACGGTACCGAAATGGTCGCCCCTGTACCGCCGATCGCTATCTTGGCCCGCCTTGCCGACCGGATTCGTGCCCGTCGTAACATCGATCCAGCCGAGTCATATACGGCAAAGCTACTGCACGGCGGTGTCGACCGGATCGGTAAAAAGATTGGGGAAGAAGCAGCCGAGGTTATCATCGCCGCGAAGAACGGAGACCCGGCTGAAGTTGCCTACGAGCTGGCCGATCTGATTTATCATAGTCTGGTACTGCTCGAAAACCAAGGAATGTCAGCCGAAGCGGTGTGGGCCGAATTGGCACGTCGCTACACCTCCTCGTAA
- a CDS encoding histone H1-like repetitive region-containing protein produces MRTACAPAQQGARRAHRHSKAHGVRTGTARRTACAPAQQGARRAHRHSKAHGVRTGTARRTAGRTGTARRTAGRTGTARRTAGRTGTARRTAGRTGTARRTAGRTGTARRTAGRTGTARRTAGRTGTARRTAGRTGTARRTAGRTGTARRTAGRTGTARRTAGRTGTARRTAGRTGTARRTACAPAQQGAPPGAPAQQGAPPGAPAQQGAPPGAPAQQGAPPGAPAQQGAPPGAPAQQGAPPGAPAQQGAPPVYQQGRAHVYNSPYSDTITRHTRTVT; encoded by the coding sequence GTGCGCACGGCGTGCGCACCGGCACAGCAAGGCGCACGGCGTGCGCACCGGCACAGCAAGGCGCACGGCGTGCGCACCGGCACAGCAAGGCGCACGGCGTGCGCACCGGCACAGCAAGGCGCACGGCGTGCGCACCGGCACAGCAAGGCGCACGGCGTGCGCACCGGCACAGCAAGGCGCACCGCCGGGCGCACCGGCACAGCAAGGCGCACCGCCGGGCGCACCGGCACAGCAAGGCGCACCGCCGGGCGCACCGGCACAGCAAGGCGCACCGCCGGGCGCACCGGCACAGCAAGGCGCACCGCCGGGCGCACCGGCACAGCAAGGCGCACCGCCGGGCGCACCGGCACAGCAAGGCGCACCGCCGGGCGCACCGGCACAGCAAGGCGCACCGCCGGGCGCACCGGCACAGCAAGGCGCACCGCCGGGCGCACCGGCACAGCAAGGCGCACCGCCGGGCGCACCGGCACAGCAAGGCGCACCGCCGGGCGCACCGGCACAGCAAGGCGCACCGCCGGGCGCACCGGCACAGCAAGGCGCACGGCGTGCGCACCGGCACAGCAAGGCGCACCGCCGGGCGCACCGGCACAGCAAGGCGCACCGCCGGGCGCACCGGCACAGCAAGGCGCACCGCCGGGCGCACCGGCACAGCAAGGCGCACCGCCGGGCGCACCGGCACAGCAAGGCGCACCGCCGGGCGCACCGGCACAGCAAGGCGCACCGCCGGGTGCACCGGCACAGCAAGGCGCACCGCCAGTATATCAACAGGGCCGGGCACATGTTTACAATTCACCGTACAGCGACACCATAACACGACACACGAGGACAGTAACCTAA